A single genomic interval of Calypte anna isolate BGI_N300 chromosome 3, bCalAnn1_v1.p, whole genome shotgun sequence harbors:
- the LOC115598026 gene encoding ninein-like protein, which produces MEAELLRQQLKASQDKLLEAKASLSLAQTQHALQLQQAKAQMNSMVPKKQFEQVQTSLRKEQCKAQQLQENIHRQAEQMCRQLLRTQEEHEHLLQAAVEQAEGLEHNLRSVEAVLSERAAQLKDAQAQLSRNKLLIEDLREENRRLAMALQAAELKQKSTEEKNQLLEEQASALKQLIGKITPVSLSG; this is translated from the exons atggaggcagagctgctccgACAGCAACTCAAGGCTTCACAGGACAAG CTCTTAGAAGCCAAGGCAAGCCTGAGTCTGGCCCAGACTCAGCATGCTCTGCAGTTGCAGCAGGCCAAGGCCCAGATGAACAGCATGGTGCCAAAGAAACAGTTTGAGCAGGTGCAAACCAGCTTGAGAAAGGAACAGTGCAaggctcagcagctccaggaaaaCATCCACCGGCAGGCTGAGCAGAtgtgcaggcagctgctcaGGACCCAG GAGGAACATGAGCatctgctgcaggcagctgtaGAACAGGCAGAGGGACTGGAGCACAATCTGAGGAGTGTGGAAGCTGTACTGTCAGAGAGGGCAGCTCAGCTCAAAGATGCCCAG gcccagctctccaggaaCAAACTATTGATCGAAGACCTCCGTGAGGAGAACAGGAGATTAGCAATggccctgcaggcagctgagctgaagcagaagagcaCCGAGGAGAAGAACCAGCTGTTGGAGGAGCAAGCCTCAGCTCTGAAGCAGCTAATTGGAAAAATCACACCAGTGTCTCTGAGTGGGTGA